A region of the Burkholderia savannae genome:
TCAAGCGCGCGTTCGAAATCTATCGCGCGTTCCTGTTCACGGCCGGCCTGATGCTTTTCATCACCGCGATGCTCAACGCGTTCGCGATCGACGCGCCGAACATGCCGACCAACGATCTCGACGGGCTGATGCACGCGCCGCTCGCCGCGCTGCGCGACATCCTGCTGCTACGGCGCCAGCCGTATCTCGCGTCGGTGTTGCCGATGTACGCGTTCTTCGCGCTGCTCGTGCCGCTCGCGCTGCCCGTCGCGCGCAGCCGCTGGTGGTGGCTGCTCGTCGCCGCCAGCGCCGCGCTGTGGCTCGCGGCGCGCAAGATCGCCGGCTATCTGCCGACCGTCGACGGCGTGCCCTGGGACTTCAATCCGTTCGCATGGCAGTTCCTGTTCCTGCTCGGCATCGTCGCGCGCTGCCAGCCGATCTACCCGGTGCTCGCGCGGCGGCCCGTAGGCTGGTTCGCGACCGCGGCCGCGATCGTGGTGGTCGCGGCCGGCGCGTACTACCGGCTGCGCATCGAACCGTTCCCGGCCGATCCGTCGATCAAGCAGAATCTCGGCGTGCTGCGGCTCGCGAATTTCATCGCGATCGCGTGGCTCGCCGCGAAGCTCGTCCACCTCGGCTGGATGCATCGGATCGCGCAGGCGATGCCGTGGATCGGCACGATCGGCCGCCAAGGCCTGCTCTGCTTCGTCGCGGGCACGGGCATCTCGCTGCTCGTCGATTCGCTGCTGTACGCGGCGACGGACGGTTATCTGAACGTGCCGCTCGGCCTCGTCGCCGACGCCGCCGCAGTCGGCCTGCTGTACGTCGTCGCGAAGCTGTACGCGCCGCTCGTCGCGCGGGCGTCCGAGTTCGTCAGGCAATGGCGGCTCCCGCAGCGGCCGCCCCGGCTGCCGCTGCGCCGCCCGCGGCGCTGAAAATCCGCATACGGCCGTCATTCGCTGCTGCTAGCATATCGGCGCCCATTCCCATTACGCCGTCATGCGCCGATTCGTCTTGCCTCTCGCCGCGCTGCTCGCCGCCGCGCTCCATCTCGCCGCGCACGCGGCGCCCGCCAGCAGCATCGTCACCCGCACGTTCCGCTCGCAAGCGCTGCACCGTGACTGGTCCTACACCGTCTACCTGCCCGCGGGCTACAACCCGGAAGGCGCGCGCTATCCGGTGCTGTATCTGCTGCACGGCAACGCCGGCAACGCGAACGACTGGATCACGCAGGGCCGCCTGCAACTCACCGCCGACGCGCTGATCGAGCGCCGGGACATTCCGCCCGTCGTGATCGTGATGCCGCAAGGCGGCACCGACTGGTACGTCGACCGCAAGGAAAAGATGCAGAGCGCGTTTCTCGACGATCTGATGCCCGACGTCGAAGCGCATTACGCGGTGTCGAACCAGCGCGCGGGACGCGCGATCGGCGGCGTGTCGATGGGCGGCTTCGGCGCGCTGCGTTTCGCGTTCCTCGAGCCGGAGCGCTTCTGCGGCGCGATGCTGCTGAGCCCGGCCGTCTACGCGAACGAGCCGCCCACGGGCTCGGCCGCGCGTTACGTCGGCGTGTTCGGCGACAAGCAGTTCGACCCGAAGGTCTGGCACGAGCTCAACTACCCGGCGCTGTGGCGCAGCTACTTCGCGCAGCCACTGCGGCTGCGGATGTTCATCGCCGCCGGCGACGACGATCTGTCGATCCAGGCCGAGTCGAGCGTGCTCTACACGAGCCTGCGGCGCGCGCAGAATCCGGCCGCGCTGCGGATCGTCGACGGCGCGCACACGTGGGACGTGTGGCGCCGCCTGATCGCGCCTGCGCTCAAGTACACGCTCGAGTGCGTGAAATGAGCGCGACGCGGCACGCGGCGAGATCCCAGGCCGCGCAGCCGACGCTCTTGAAGAAGACCGGGGTGCCTTGCAACGGCTCGCTCGGTGTCGGTGTCGGTGTCGGTGTCGGTGTCGATTTCGAAGCTGATGCGGTCGCGGACGCGGTCGCGTACGTTTGCTCCTTTGCGCGCAGCGCGTCGGCAAGCGAGCGCACACGCGTCCAGTCGACGCCCGCGACGATCAGGTCGCCCGCTTCGTGGCGCGCGCCCGCCGGATCGTCGACGTAGAGCGCGCTGCCCGCGATCGTCCGCGCGCCGACCTCGGCCGCGTCGGGCGTGAACGCGCCGACGCCGACGACGAGCCTCCCCGCTCGCGCCGCCTCGTCGTAGACGGGCGTGGCGCTCGTCGTCGACGTGATGACTGCGTCGAGCGTGTCGGGCAACGTATCGCCGTCGAGCGGCTCGGACGGCTCGAACGGCTCGAGCGTCGGCAACACCGCTCGCAGACGCGCGCAGAACGCCGCGGCCTGCGCGGCCGTTCGCGCCTTCACGCGCACGCGCAAGCCGGGAAACAGCGCGGCGAGCGCGTCGACGTGGTGCGCGGCCTGCGTGCCGGTGCCGATGAGCAGCACGTCGCGCGGCGCGGCGCGCAGGAACGTGCGGATCGCGAGCAGCGTGACCGCGGCCGTGCGGCGGCCCGTGACGGTCGGGCCGTCGAGCGCGAAGAGCGGCTCGCCCGTCGTCGGCTCGAAGACGCTCACCTGCCCCTGGATCGTCGGCAAATCGCCGCCGCGATTGCGCGGACACACGGTCACGAGCTTGTGGATCGCGAGATCGCTCGCCGACGCGGGCATCGACAGCATCGCGCCGCCTTCGTTGAGCGGCACGACGAGCCGCGCGGGGCTCGCGATCCGGCCGTCGGCCGCGTCGAGCGCCGCGGTGCGCAATGCGTCGACCAGCTCGGCGAACGGCGTGAGGCGCGCCGTCTGCGCCGCGTCGAAAACCGCTGTCGTCATCGTTTGTCCTCTCGAAGGGGCTTCGGAGTCGGAGGCTTTGCTTCTTCGGGGCTTCGGGGCTTCGGGGCTTCGGGGCTTCGGGGCTTCGGGGCTTCGGGGCTTCGGGGCTTCGGGGCTTCGGGGCTTCGCGCACTTCGAGTTCCCATGTGCGTTTCGGTGCTGCTATCCGACTTCGCGTTTCGTGTCGTCGACGTCGGCGTTCCCGGCTTCGTCGATGCGTCGGCGTCGGTTCAATGATTCGGCGATTCGCCTCGGCGCCTCGCCCCCCTAGCCCCTGAATCTCCGAGCTCCAAACTCCAAACCCGGAATCACGCATCTCCGAATCGACAAATCGCCGAACGCCCAACCCCGAAACATCAGCATTGACGACGAACGTCGATCGGCGCGCGTTCGGCCTCGACCGCAGCGATCGCGCCCGGCCGGCGCCGCCTCGCCGCACCGCCCGGCCTCGGACCCGGCTCGCACGCGGCCAACACACCGCCCGACGCCATCACACGCCATCGTCGGGCACGTCGAGCCCGAGCGCGTCGATCACCTCGCGCGCGTTGCGAAACGCCTCGACGGCCGCCGGCGCGCCCGCGTACAGCGCGCTGTGCAGCAGCACCTCGCGAATCTCGACGAGGCTCGCGCCATTGTTCAACGCACCGCGAATATGCCCCTTGAGCTCGTGCCCGCGGCCGAGCGCCGCGAGCATCGCGCACGTGCAAAGGCTGCGCGTCTTCAGGTCGATGCCGCCGCGCTGCCACGTGCTGCCCCACGCGTGCTCGTTCAGCCATTCCTGCAACGGCCGCGAAAAGCCGTCCAGATCGCTCATCGCGCGCTCGACGAACGCGTCGCCCATCACCTGCGTGCGGCGCGCCTTGCCCCGCTCGCGGTCTGCTTCGCTCATGCCGCTCTCCTGTCCTGAATGGGATGATCGTAGTGGAATCCGGTTCGGCTCAGATGCTACACGGCTTCAATCCCGTCGCCCGCCCTTCGCGCTCGAGGTCTTTCCCCAATTGCGGCGACGTCGTCGCTCGCGTGCGTTGCGCACGCCGCCACGCGCCCCCCGCAAGCGAATTCCGGATCGTCAATGAATCACATCACGAATATCGAATAGGCAAACCGGCAATCGCCGTCTAGACTTTCTGCAACTCGTGCGTCGGCGACGCACACCTGCGCCGACCGCCGGGCGCACGATGACGGCAGCCGCACGCGAGCACGCCGGCTGGCGGCTGACGGCCGACGGCCGACGGCCGACGCTTCGAGCGCGTCGCGAGCGCCGCTCGCGTGTGGAAGACAAGATACCGAAGTCAAAATTCAGGAGATCCGACCTTGGATGATGCACGCCGCGTGACTTCGTTCAGTCACGACGAATTGACTTTCGACGTCGTCGATACGGGCCCGATCGACGGCGAGATCATCGTGCTGCTGCACGGCTGGCCGCAGACGGCGAAATGCTGGGCGCGCGTCGCCGCCGCGCTCAACGCCGACGGCTACCGCACCGTCGCGCCGAACCAGCGCGGCTATTCGCCGGGCGCCCGCCCGCGCCGGGTCGGCGCATACCGGATGCAGCATCTCGTCGGCGACGTGGTCGCGCTGATCGAGCGGCTCGGCGGCGGCCCGGTTCACGTCGTCGGGCACGACTGGGGCGCGGCCGTCGCGTGGGCGCTGGCGGGCCGGCATCCGGCCGCCGTGCGCACGCTCACGACCGTGTCGGTGCCGCACTCGGGCGCGTTCATGCGCTCGATGCTCAGCAGCGACCAGTTGTTCCGCTCGTACTACATGGGCCTGTTCCAGTTGCCGAAGCTGCCGGAACTGTTCGTCACGCGCTGTCGCGGGCTGTTCGGAAAAATGCTGGCGAGCACCGGGATGACGCGCGACGAAGTGGACGCCGTCTATGCCGACATCGTCGATACGGGCGCGCTGACGACGTCGCTCAACTGGTATCGCGCGATGGCGCTGACGCCGCCCGGCTACCTGACCCGCAAGGTGCCCGTGCCCGTCATGCATATCTGGGGCGCGCGGGATGCGGCGCTGTCGCGGCGCGGCGCCGAGCTCGCGCGCGATTTCGTGAGCGGGCCATATCGGCTCGAGGTGCTGCCGCACGCGACGCACTGGATTCCCGAGCACGACGCGGACAAGCTCGCCGCGCTCGTGCGCGAATCGATCGCGGTGCGGCCGGGCCCGGCGCCCGGCCCGCTCGCGGCCGCGCCGGCGAGCTGATCGGCGGTTCGCCGGGCGCGCGGCGCGGCGTGCCGCAGCGCCGGGCTCAGTCCGTCGGGGCGATACCCGCGCGCTCCATCGCGCGCGTCGACTGGATCACGACGAGCGTATCGCCCGCCTCGATCCGGCACGGCGAATCTTCGTAGAACGACAGGATCTTGCCCGCGCGGTCGAGCCCGACGACGAGCGCGCCCGTCACCTCGTTCGACATGCAGCCGATCTCGTGCGCGGCGGCCGGCCGCTCGACGAGCGTCGCGCGGCCGCGTGTCGACAGCATGTCGTTGACGAACGGCACGATGTAGCGGCTCGCGACCGCATCGGCGAGCAACAGCGCACCGATCTTCGTCGACGACACGATCACGTCGGCGCCCGCCTGCCGCAATTGCCGCTGATACAGGTTCTCCTGAATCCGCACGACGATCTTCGTATCCGGCGCGATGCTGCGCACGGACAGCGTGAGCAGGATCGCGGTCGGATCGTCGGTGACCGAGATGATGACCGCCTTCGCGCTGCGCACCTGCGCCTGCTGCAGCAGGTCCTCGTGCGCGGGATCGCCGCAAAGCCCCGTCACGCCGAGCGCGGCGGCCGCCTCGAGCGCCTGCTCCTGCGAATCGATGACGATCAGCGTCGCCGGATCGACACCGCTTTCGAGCAGCTCGCGCACGGCGATCGAGCCGCTCAGCCCGTAGCCGCAAATCACGATGTGATCGCGCAGATTTTTTTGCAGGCGCTTCATGCGGAACTCCTCGATGACCCGTTGAATCACGAATTGATAAGCCGTGCCGAGAAAAATGAACCAGATGCCGATGCGGATCGGCACGATGAAGAACGCGTCGATGAGCCGCGCGCGCGCGGTGACGGGCACGATGTCGCCGTAGCCGACCGTCGCGACCGTGACCATCGTGAAATAGACGAGATCCGCGATGCTCATCGGCACGCTCTTCGTCGAGTCGCGCAGG
Encoded here:
- a CDS encoding OpgC domain-containing protein, translated to MNAAPAQRYAELDFFRGLVLLIIVVDHIGGSMLSRVTLHAYALCDAAEVFVFLGGFATAIAYNSLAARHTESAARQRFIKRAFEIYRAFLFTAGLMLFITAMLNAFAIDAPNMPTNDLDGLMHAPLAALRDILLLRRQPYLASVLPMYAFFALLVPLALPVARSRWWWLLVAASAALWLAARKIAGYLPTVDGVPWDFNPFAWQFLFLLGIVARCQPIYPVLARRPVGWFATAAAIVVVAAGAYYRLRIEPFPADPSIKQNLGVLRLANFIAIAWLAAKLVHLGWMHRIAQAMPWIGTIGRQGLLCFVAGTGISLLVDSLLYAATDGYLNVPLGLVADAAAVGLLYVVAKLYAPLVARASEFVRQWRLPQRPPRLPLRRPRR
- a CDS encoding alpha/beta hydrolase, whose amino-acid sequence is MRRFVLPLAALLAAALHLAAHAAPASSIVTRTFRSQALHRDWSYTVYLPAGYNPEGARYPVLYLLHGNAGNANDWITQGRLQLTADALIERRDIPPVVIVMPQGGTDWYVDRKEKMQSAFLDDLMPDVEAHYAVSNQRAGRAIGGVSMGGFGALRFAFLEPERFCGAMLLSPAVYANEPPTGSAARYVGVFGDKQFDPKVWHELNYPALWRSYFAQPLRLRMFIAAGDDDLSIQAESSVLYTSLRRAQNPAALRIVDGAHTWDVWRRLIAPALKYTLECVK
- a CDS encoding alpha/beta fold hydrolase, whose amino-acid sequence is MDDARRVTSFSHDELTFDVVDTGPIDGEIIVLLHGWPQTAKCWARVAAALNADGYRTVAPNQRGYSPGARPRRVGAYRMQHLVGDVVALIERLGGGPVHVVGHDWGAAVAWALAGRHPAAVRTLTTVSVPHSGAFMRSMLSSDQLFRSYYMGLFQLPKLPELFVTRCRGLFGKMLASTGMTRDEVDAVYADIVDTGALTTSLNWYRAMALTPPGYLTRKVPVPVMHIWGARDAALSRRGAELARDFVSGPYRLEVLPHATHWIPEHDADKLAALVRESIAVRPGPAPGPLAAAPAS
- a CDS encoding carboxymuconolactone decarboxylase family protein, with protein sequence MSEADRERGKARRTQVMGDAFVERAMSDLDGFSRPLQEWLNEHAWGSTWQRGGIDLKTRSLCTCAMLAALGRGHELKGHIRGALNNGASLVEIREVLLHSALYAGAPAAVEAFRNAREVIDALGLDVPDDGV
- a CDS encoding delta(1)-pyrroline-2-carboxylate reductase family protein, coding for MTTAVFDAAQTARLTPFAELVDALRTAALDAADGRIASPARLVVPLNEGGAMLSMPASASDLAIHKLVTVCPRNRGGDLPTIQGQVSVFEPTTGEPLFALDGPTVTGRRTAAVTLLAIRTFLRAAPRDVLLIGTGTQAAHHVDALAALFPGLRVRVKARTAAQAAAFCARLRAVLPTLEPFEPSEPLDGDTLPDTLDAVITSTTSATPVYDEAARAGRLVVGVGAFTPDAAEVGARTIAGSALYVDDPAGARHEAGDLIVAGVDWTRVRSLADALRAKEQTYATASATASASKSTPTPTPTPTPSEPLQGTPVFFKSVGCAAWDLAACRVALISRTRACT
- a CDS encoding potassium channel family protein, yielding MPSPSDHRKSLRFRLRRARAPWTAPRARTLFTRPAASPLRTLTFRLALVVGLCTLAFLVLYLDRDGLRDSTKSVPMSIADLVYFTMVTVATVGYGDIVPVTARARLIDAFFIVPIRIGIWFIFLGTAYQFVIQRVIEEFRMKRLQKNLRDHIVICGYGLSGSIAVRELLESGVDPATLIVIDSQEQALEAAAALGVTGLCGDPAHEDLLQQAQVRSAKAVIISVTDDPTAILLTLSVRSIAPDTKIVVRIQENLYQRQLRQAGADVIVSSTKIGALLLADAVASRYIVPFVNDMLSTRGRATLVERPAAAHEIGCMSNEVTGALVVGLDRAGKILSFYEDSPCRIEAGDTLVVIQSTRAMERAGIAPTD